Proteins encoded within one genomic window of Sphaerotilus montanus:
- a CDS encoding MBOAT family O-acyltransferase — protein MLFNSYEFLFLFFPLVLAGHFLLGPQRALAAARFLGAASLFFYGWWSLSALPLLLASIGFNYLASLWVTPLAGRSERVRLWRLRGALAVNLGLLAVFKYADFFIGNVNAAAGIAWPLPHLLLPIGISFYTFTQIAFLVDAWAGKVRERSFSHYLLFVTYFPHLIAGPVLHHAQMMPQFADPASYRLDRAKLVLGLATFTVGLAKKLLLADPMGQYADVVFAAAGQGVDLTTLTAWLGALAYAFQIYFDFSGYSDMAIGLSLCLGIRLPINFDSPYQATSLIDFWRRWHISLSTFLRDYLYVPLGGNRHGTARRYLNLVLTMLLGGLWHGASWTFVLWGALHGAGLVLNHLWRARFGTRPGSRMGRWAGAGLTFAWVTLAWVVFRAESMEVAGALYRGMAGLNGWSSHPFRGFDLPYPVAEFYQHFLGCAGVAFCLPNSGTLARWLPPRVSSRRQVVLSALATGGLFMAGVAHLGTHSAFLYFQF, from the coding sequence ATGTTGTTCAATTCCTACGAGTTCCTGTTCCTGTTCTTCCCGCTGGTGCTGGCCGGGCATTTCCTGCTCGGGCCGCAGCGGGCGCTGGCGGCGGCGCGATTCCTGGGAGCGGCGTCGCTGTTCTTCTACGGCTGGTGGAGCCTGTCGGCGCTGCCGCTGCTGCTGGCCTCGATCGGTTTCAACTACCTCGCCAGCCTGTGGGTCACGCCGCTGGCCGGGCGCAGCGAGCGGGTGCGGCTGTGGCGGCTGCGGGGCGCGCTGGCCGTGAACCTGGGCCTGCTCGCGGTATTCAAGTACGCCGACTTCTTCATCGGCAACGTCAACGCGGCGGCGGGTATCGCGTGGCCGCTGCCCCACCTGCTGCTGCCGATCGGCATCTCGTTCTACACCTTCACGCAGATCGCCTTCCTGGTGGACGCCTGGGCGGGCAAGGTGCGCGAGCGCTCGTTCTCGCACTACCTGCTGTTTGTCACCTACTTCCCGCACCTGATCGCCGGCCCGGTGCTGCACCACGCGCAGATGATGCCGCAGTTCGCCGACCCGGCCAGCTACCGGCTCGACCGCGCCAAGCTGGTGCTAGGCCTGGCCACCTTCACGGTCGGGCTGGCCAAGAAGCTACTGCTGGCGGATCCGATGGGCCAGTACGCCGACGTGGTCTTCGCCGCGGCCGGCCAGGGCGTCGACCTCACCACGCTGACCGCCTGGCTGGGCGCCCTCGCCTACGCCTTCCAGATCTACTTCGACTTCTCCGGCTACTCGGACATGGCGATCGGGCTGTCGCTGTGCCTGGGCATCCGGCTGCCGATCAATTTCGACTCGCCCTACCAGGCCACCAGCCTCATCGACTTCTGGCGCCGCTGGCACATCTCGCTGTCCACGTTCCTGCGCGACTACCTCTACGTGCCGCTCGGCGGCAACCGCCACGGCACCGCGCGGCGTTACCTCAACCTCGTGCTGACCATGCTGCTCGGCGGGCTGTGGCACGGCGCGTCGTGGACGTTTGTCCTCTGGGGTGCGCTGCACGGCGCCGGGCTAGTGCTCAATCACCTGTGGCGAGCGCGGTTCGGCACGCGGCCTGGCAGCCGGATGGGCCGCTGGGCGGGCGCAGGGCTGACCTTCGCCTGGGTGACCTTGGCGTGGGTGGTGTTCCGGGCCGAGTCGATGGAGGTGGCCGGCGCGCTCTACCGCGGCATGGCCGGGCTCAACGGCTGGTCGAGCCACCCCTTCCGCGGCTTCGACTTGCCCTACCCGGTGGCAGAGTTCTACCAACACTTCCTGGGGTGTGCCGGGGTGGCGTTCTGCCTGCCCAACTCGGGCACGCTGGCGCGCTGGCTGCCACCCCGGGTGTCGAGTCGCCGCCAAGTCGTGCTGAGTGCGCTCGCCACGGGAGGGCTGTTCATGGCGGGCGTGGCACATCTGGGGACGCACAGTGCCTTTCTGTACTTCCAGTTCTGA
- a CDS encoding glycosyltransferase family 4 protein, with translation MPSPYRIPVFAALPALTGADVHCLYLTRKEGNRDWQLETRSDLVQTHFPPSRELQVGDKYIHFTAGLPALLSDIAPDVIVTTSFSQPYLAAFVHAWRRHIPHVAMTDGTDTSEQTLTWIHRQVRRAVFARSAAFVGPSLGARRLFASYGIAPDAIFQSHLCADMARFQAVDQAAAVAGVERPVDFIFSGRMHPVKNPGFAMEVAAGVARRIGRRVSMVFLGKGPLWDSLQAQARDLADLVDVQFPGFLDQAALPQAYRQGKVFLFPSSWDPWGVVANEACAVGLPVLVTPVAGSAGEIVRDHENGRVLPLDLPAWIDAASALLTDAALWQRMSARSRALVADYTYDNAARGLADALDFARRHDTAPAHRLALHTGSDPA, from the coding sequence ATGCCGTCGCCCTACCGGATCCCGGTGTTCGCCGCCCTGCCCGCCCTGACAGGTGCCGACGTGCACTGCCTCTACCTGACGCGCAAGGAAGGCAACCGGGACTGGCAGCTGGAGACCCGCTCGGACCTGGTGCAGACCCACTTCCCGCCATCCCGGGAGCTGCAGGTCGGCGACAAGTACATCCACTTCACCGCCGGTCTGCCCGCGCTGCTGTCGGACATCGCCCCCGACGTGATCGTCACCACCTCGTTCAGCCAGCCCTACCTCGCGGCCTTCGTCCATGCCTGGCGCAGGCACATTCCGCACGTGGCCATGACCGACGGCACCGACACATCCGAACAGACCCTGACCTGGATCCACCGGCAGGTCCGCCGCGCCGTGTTCGCACGCTCGGCGGCGTTCGTGGGTCCGAGCCTGGGTGCCCGGCGGCTGTTCGCCTCGTACGGCATCGCGCCGGACGCCATCTTCCAGTCGCACCTGTGTGCCGACATGGCCCGCTTCCAGGCGGTCGACCAGGCGGCAGCCGTGGCAGGGGTGGAGCGGCCGGTCGACTTCATCTTCAGCGGGCGGATGCACCCGGTCAAGAACCCCGGTTTCGCGATGGAGGTGGCCGCCGGTGTGGCACGCCGCATCGGCCGGCGGGTCTCGATGGTCTTCCTGGGGAAAGGGCCGCTGTGGGACAGCCTGCAGGCACAGGCACGCGACCTGGCGGATCTGGTCGACGTGCAGTTCCCCGGCTTTCTCGACCAGGCCGCCCTGCCCCAGGCCTACCGGCAGGGCAAGGTCTTCCTGTTCCCGTCGAGCTGGGATCCCTGGGGCGTGGTGGCCAACGAGGCCTGTGCGGTCGGCCTGCCGGTGCTGGTGACGCCGGTGGCCGGCTCGGCCGGCGAGATCGTGCGCGACCACGAGAACGGCCGCGTCCTGCCGCTCGACCTGCCCGCCTGGATCGATGCCGCCAGCGCGCTGCTGACCGACGCGGCACTGTGGCAGCGCATGTCCGCCCGCAGCCGCGCACTGGTGGCCGACTACACCTACGACAACGCGGCGCGCGGTCTGGCGGACGCCCTGGACTTTGCCAGGCGCCACGACACGGCGCCGGCACACCGTCTGGCGCTGCACACCGGATCGGATCCCGCCTGA
- a CDS encoding sigma-54-dependent transcriptional regulator, giving the protein MTALTSTLASAPLTVLIVEDDFHMQLGCVQALQLAGLTVEAVDSAEDAMARITPGYAGIVVTDMRLPRADGLSLVRHCHALDPDLPVIMITGHGDVTLAVEAMRSGAYDFIPKPFSPEILVEIVRRAMEKRSLTLEVATLRRVLARRDGIDGKLIGRSPQIQRVRRLVMEVADSPVDVLIQGETGTGKEVVARALHDFSGRREGSYVALNCGGVPDTLLDSELFGHEVGAFTGAQKKRIGKIEHAHGGTLFLDELETMPMGMQIKLLRVLQEREIERLGSNQPPPVDVRVVAATKDDLLQRAQQGGFRTDLYYRLNVVTIELPPLRERREDIPVLLEHFMLLATSRFNRPPPQVTTEQMHRLMAHHWPGNVRELRNMADCLVLGVRKDILGPGPAPESTGDGAEEGLSLSDSVDSFERSLIAAELRRQEGNIARTAKELRVPKTTLNDKIRKYRLQGE; this is encoded by the coding sequence ATGACCGCCCTGACCTCCACCCTGGCGTCTGCGCCACTCACCGTTCTCATCGTCGAGGACGATTTCCACATGCAGCTCGGCTGTGTCCAGGCGCTGCAGCTCGCCGGCCTCACGGTCGAGGCGGTGGATTCGGCCGAAGACGCGATGGCGCGCATCACCCCCGGTTACGCTGGCATCGTCGTGACCGACATGCGCCTGCCCAGGGCGGACGGCCTCTCGCTGGTGCGCCACTGCCATGCGCTCGACCCGGACCTGCCCGTCATCATGATCACCGGACACGGCGATGTGACGCTGGCGGTCGAGGCCATGCGCAGCGGCGCCTACGATTTCATCCCCAAGCCCTTCTCGCCCGAGATCCTGGTCGAGATCGTGCGCCGCGCGATGGAGAAGCGCAGCCTCACGCTCGAAGTCGCCACGCTGCGCCGCGTGCTGGCCCGACGCGACGGGATCGATGGCAAGCTCATCGGCCGCTCGCCGCAGATCCAGCGCGTGCGGCGGCTGGTGATGGAAGTGGCCGACAGCCCGGTGGACGTGCTGATCCAGGGCGAGACCGGTACCGGCAAGGAAGTGGTGGCCCGGGCACTGCACGATTTCTCCGGGCGGCGCGAGGGCAGCTACGTGGCGCTGAACTGTGGCGGCGTGCCCGACACGCTGCTCGACAGCGAACTCTTCGGCCACGAAGTCGGCGCCTTCACCGGCGCGCAGAAGAAGCGCATCGGCAAGATCGAGCACGCCCATGGCGGCACCCTGTTCCTCGACGAACTGGAGACCATGCCGATGGGCATGCAGATCAAGCTGCTGCGGGTGCTGCAGGAACGCGAGATCGAGCGCCTGGGCTCCAACCAGCCGCCGCCGGTGGATGTGCGCGTGGTCGCGGCGACCAAGGACGATCTGCTGCAGCGGGCGCAGCAGGGCGGGTTCCGCACCGATCTCTACTACCGGCTCAACGTGGTCACGATCGAGCTGCCGCCGCTGCGCGAGCGGCGCGAGGACATTCCCGTGCTGCTGGAGCACTTCATGCTGCTCGCCACCAGCCGCTTCAACCGTCCGCCGCCCCAGGTCACCACCGAGCAGATGCACCGCCTGATGGCCCACCACTGGCCCGGCAATGTGCGGGAACTGCGCAACATGGCGGACTGCCTGGTGCTGGGCGTGCGCAAGGACATCCTCGGCCCCGGTCCGGCGCCCGAATCCACCGGTGACGGTGCGGAGGAGGGCCTGTCGCTGTCCGATTCGGTCGACAGCTTCGAGCGCAGCCTGATCGCTGCGGAACTGCGCCGCCAGGAGGGCAACATTGCCCGCACCGCCAAGGAGCTGCGCGTGCCCAAGACGACGCTCAACGACAAGATCCGCAAGTACCGGCTGCAGGGCGAATAG